One genomic window of Haloarchaeobius salinus includes the following:
- the dapF gene encoding diaminopimelate epimerase — MSISQRHVRYGKYNGTGNDFIVVDADEYVPDRGAFAAHHCDRTDGIAGDGERAGADGVLFLALEEKYSPPRVVMTLVQPDGSTAEMCGNGARVAAEWAMARTGASEVMIDTQAGTRHARRVDGPDGGPEVAIEMGEPSFAPEIVPLDRDEPLVEGQLGGYAVTGINTGVPHAVIFVDDVDAVDLAADAPPIRHHDVFPEGANVTFAAPRDDGGYDQRTFERGVEGETLSCGTGAVAIAAVAAHLGRCEDDVATVSPPGGDLRVEVPDDGPAVLYGPVAHEFDGEVPVTPPTAD, encoded by the coding sequence ATGAGCATCTCACAACGACACGTACGATACGGCAAGTACAACGGCACCGGCAACGACTTCATCGTCGTCGACGCGGACGAGTACGTCCCCGACCGGGGCGCGTTCGCGGCACACCACTGCGACCGCACCGACGGTATCGCAGGCGACGGCGAGCGCGCCGGCGCGGACGGCGTGCTGTTCCTCGCGCTCGAGGAGAAGTACAGTCCACCACGCGTCGTCATGACGCTCGTCCAGCCCGACGGCTCGACCGCCGAGATGTGCGGCAACGGCGCACGCGTCGCCGCCGAGTGGGCGATGGCCCGCACCGGCGCGAGCGAGGTCATGATCGACACGCAGGCCGGCACCCGCCACGCACGACGGGTCGACGGGCCAGACGGCGGGCCCGAGGTCGCTATCGAGATGGGCGAGCCATCGTTCGCACCGGAGATCGTCCCGCTGGACCGCGACGAACCGCTCGTCGAGGGCCAGCTCGGGGGCTACGCGGTCACCGGCATCAACACTGGTGTCCCGCACGCGGTCATCTTCGTCGACGACGTCGACGCGGTCGACCTCGCGGCCGACGCGCCGCCCATCCGACACCACGACGTCTTTCCCGAGGGCGCGAACGTCACGTTTGCCGCCCCTCGCGACGACGGCGGCTACGACCAGCGCACGTTCGAGCGCGGCGTCGAGGGCGAGACGCTCTCCTGTGGCACCGGCGCGGTCGCCATCGCCGCCGTCGCCGCCCACCTCGGGCGCTGCGAGGACGACGTGGCCACCGTCTCGCCGCCGGGCGGGGACCTCCGCGTCGAGGTGCCGGACGACGGCCCGGCCGTCCTCTACGGGCCGGTCGCCCACGAGTTCGACGGCGAGGTGCCGGTGACGCCGCCGACGGCCGACTGA
- a CDS encoding M20/M25/M40 family metallo-hydrolase has protein sequence MGEAFDPVEFLQRAVPVASHEDVSEMRTLLVDELATHGVDATVDDAGNTLATRGTGHPHVVLNTHIDTVTPHVPYEYDADAGVVRGRGSCDAKGPLAALLAAFLTVDPGDGRVTLAVTPDEEVLSTGAHHLVTGNDGEPVDAIADADAFVVGEPTNLDVCTAAKGRFQGTVTLSGENAHAAEPDSGVNAVSALARVLDALATFDERDDAPGTHPQLGGATLTPTTVEGGSATNQVPASARLVLDRRSVPPEAAEGFRAALLDHLREAVPGDVGVDFAFSDRETPFLGPWATDEDAAVVRAMREAGAREARPFTAATEASYFAEHAPTVVFGPGVLADDEGAVAHAPREYVTVVAVEEAAAVVTDAVDALVG, from the coding sequence ATGGGCGAGGCGTTCGACCCGGTCGAGTTCCTGCAGCGGGCGGTGCCGGTCGCGTCCCACGAGGACGTCTCCGAGATGCGGACGCTCCTCGTGGACGAACTGGCGACACACGGCGTCGATGCGACGGTCGACGACGCCGGCAACACCCTGGCGACACGCGGGACGGGGCACCCGCACGTCGTCCTGAACACGCACATCGACACGGTCACGCCGCACGTCCCCTACGAGTACGACGCCGATGCTGGCGTGGTTCGGGGGCGCGGGTCCTGCGACGCGAAGGGCCCACTGGCGGCGCTGCTCGCGGCCTTTCTCACGGTCGACCCCGGCGACGGCCGGGTGACACTCGCGGTGACACCCGACGAGGAGGTGCTGTCGACCGGCGCGCACCACCTCGTCACGGGCAACGACGGTGAGCCCGTCGACGCTATTGCCGACGCCGACGCGTTCGTCGTCGGCGAGCCGACGAATCTCGACGTCTGCACCGCTGCGAAGGGCCGGTTCCAGGGGACGGTGACGCTCTCGGGCGAGAACGCCCACGCCGCCGAACCTGACTCGGGAGTCAACGCCGTGAGCGCGCTGGCGCGGGTGCTCGACGCGCTGGCGACGTTCGACGAGCGCGACGACGCGCCCGGGACGCACCCGCAGCTCGGCGGGGCGACGCTGACGCCGACGACCGTCGAGGGCGGGTCGGCGACGAATCAGGTGCCGGCGTCGGCCCGGCTGGTGCTGGACCGGCGCTCGGTCCCGCCGGAGGCGGCCGAGGGCTTCCGGGCGGCGCTGCTCGACCACCTCCGCGAGGCGGTGCCCGGCGACGTGGGGGTCGACTTCGCCTTCTCCGACCGCGAGACCCCGTTCCTCGGGCCCTGGGCGACCGACGAGGACGCGGCCGTCGTCCGGGCGATGCGCGAGGCTGGCGCTCGCGAGGCCCGGCCGTTCACCGCCGCGACGGAGGCGTCGTACTTCGCCGAGCACGCGCCGACGGTCGTCTTCGGTCCCGGAGTGCTAGCCGACGACGAGGGAGCGGTGGCGCACGCGCCGCGGGAGTACGTCACCGTCGTGGCCGTCGAGGAGGCGGCGGCGGTGGTGACGGACGCGGTCGACGCGCTGGTCGGCTGA
- a CDS encoding ABC transporter ATP-binding protein, whose translation MSAISVDGLTKEYGDVLANDAVSFEVAEGETFGYLGPNGAGKTTTIRTLMGFQSPTAGTATVLGADVRDEAALVEAKANVGYLPSNPGFDETATGMEILDLHASVKGDPRRAELLDLFDVPVERKIRSYSTGQKQKLGLVQAFMHDPDLVVMDEPTAGLDPLVQQRFNEFIRDETADGTTVFLSSHVLSEVRRVCDRVGIIRDGRIVTVERVGDLLDRSGKFVRLAVASEVGADDVTLDGVHDVSVRPVDGVAAEAAAGGAGGTVTATATELTFTFTGDLNALVDFVADFEVLELDVEEAPLEEIFMRFYDDGEVTA comes from the coding sequence ATGAGCGCGATATCGGTGGACGGGCTGACGAAGGAGTACGGCGACGTCCTCGCCAACGACGCGGTGTCGTTCGAGGTCGCCGAGGGCGAGACGTTCGGCTACCTCGGTCCGAACGGGGCCGGGAAGACGACGACCATCAGGACCCTGATGGGATTCCAGTCGCCGACCGCGGGGACGGCGACGGTGCTCGGTGCGGACGTACGTGACGAGGCTGCGCTCGTCGAGGCGAAGGCGAACGTCGGCTACCTCCCGTCGAACCCCGGCTTCGACGAGACGGCGACCGGGATGGAGATACTCGACCTCCACGCGTCGGTCAAGGGTGATCCGCGCCGCGCGGAACTGCTCGACCTGTTCGACGTCCCCGTCGAGCGGAAGATACGGAGCTACTCGACCGGACAGAAGCAGAAGCTCGGGCTCGTGCAGGCGTTCATGCACGACCCCGACCTCGTCGTGATGGACGAGCCGACCGCGGGGCTTGACCCCCTCGTCCAGCAGCGGTTCAACGAGTTCATCCGCGACGAGACGGCGGACGGGACGACCGTCTTCCTCTCCTCGCACGTCCTGAGCGAGGTGCGACGGGTCTGTGACCGGGTCGGCATCATCCGCGACGGCCGCATCGTCACGGTCGAGCGCGTCGGCGACCTGCTCGACCGCAGTGGGAAGTTCGTCCGGCTCGCCGTCGCCAGCGAGGTGGGCGCGGACGACGTCACGCTCGACGGGGTCCACGACGTCTCCGTTCGGCCCGTGGACGGCGTCGCCGCCGAGGCGGCCGCTGGTGGCGCGGGCGGGACCGTCACCGCGACGGCGACCGAACTCACGTTCACCTTCACGGGCGACCTGAACGCGTTGGTCGACTTCGTGGCCGACTTCGAAGTGCTCGAACTCGATGTCGAGGAGGCTCCGCTGGAGGAGATATTCATGCGGTTCTACGACGACGGGGAGGTGACCGCCTGA
- a CDS encoding ABC transporter permease, protein MFEFAWYHGRRRIKGAGALTVGLGLMTALYVYMFPTITSEVNLDEYVEAWPPALREAFGVESLSTIEGFLATELYAFGWVILLGLYVAYSAASLVADDVEHGRMDMTLSLPVTRSRVLLEKFASMLVPVFLVNLVMPVIVYVGVLAIDESIPVADLVMVHALSIPYLLAAASVGLLASVAFDRASIAQRAAMGVVFGLFLVDSVTSSTDFAWLGALSPTRYYDPAAILVRSSWDLQGAGILLVATLVLVLVSRELFRRKDIQ, encoded by the coding sequence ATGTTCGAGTTCGCGTGGTACCACGGCCGTCGACGGATAAAGGGTGCGGGCGCGCTGACCGTCGGCCTCGGCCTGATGACGGCGCTGTACGTCTACATGTTCCCGACCATCACCAGCGAGGTGAACCTGGACGAGTACGTCGAAGCGTGGCCGCCCGCGCTCCGGGAGGCGTTCGGCGTGGAGTCGCTTTCGACCATCGAGGGGTTCCTCGCGACGGAGCTGTACGCCTTCGGCTGGGTCATCCTGCTCGGGCTGTACGTCGCCTACAGCGCGGCGTCGCTCGTCGCCGACGACGTGGAGCACGGCCGGATGGACATGACGCTCTCGCTGCCGGTGACCCGGTCGCGCGTACTGCTGGAGAAGTTCGCGTCGATGCTCGTGCCGGTGTTCCTCGTGAACCTGGTGATGCCGGTCATCGTCTACGTCGGTGTGCTGGCCATCGACGAGTCCATCCCCGTCGCGGACCTCGTGATGGTGCACGCGCTGTCGATCCCGTACCTGCTCGCGGCGGCGTCGGTCGGGCTCCTCGCGTCGGTCGCGTTCGACCGGGCGAGCATCGCCCAGCGCGCCGCGATGGGCGTCGTGTTCGGGCTCTTCCTCGTCGACTCAGTCACCTCGAGCACCGACTTCGCGTGGCTCGGGGCGCTCTCGCCGACCCGCTACTACGACCCGGCCGCGATCCTCGTCCGCAGCAGCTGGGACCTCCAGGGGGCGGGTATCCTGCTCGTGGCGACGCTCGTGCTCGTGCTCGTCAGCCGGGAGCTGTTCCGGCGGAAGGACATCCAATGA
- a CDS encoding TetR/AcrR family transcriptional regulator yields the protein MSGGFSDAERERIREGLVAEGRELFSRYGLSKTTLADLTDPVGIATSTFYQFFDSKEALYLEILDREGEKLLPQMLAPFEEHDDPEDAIVGFLTTLLDEIETNPLVRQLVIETDELDRLREHHTGTELREERERSLAYFLPYVEAWYEAGQVEGPSPEVVANAIRSVSFLTLHREDIGRDRYRETRDLVIRAVAKGLTA from the coding sequence ATGAGCGGCGGGTTCAGCGACGCCGAACGCGAGCGGATCCGCGAGGGGCTCGTCGCCGAGGGTCGAGAGCTGTTCAGCCGCTACGGCCTGTCGAAGACGACGCTCGCCGACCTCACCGACCCCGTCGGGATCGCGACGAGCACGTTCTACCAGTTCTTCGACTCGAAGGAGGCACTCTACCTCGAAATCCTCGACCGAGAGGGGGAGAAACTGCTCCCGCAGATGCTCGCGCCGTTCGAGGAGCACGACGACCCCGAGGACGCCATCGTCGGGTTCCTCACCACGTTGCTGGACGAGATAGAGACGAACCCGCTGGTGCGACAGCTCGTCATCGAAACCGACGAGCTCGACAGGCTGCGCGAGCACCACACCGGGACGGAGCTGCGCGAGGAGCGCGAACGGAGCCTCGCGTACTTCCTGCCGTACGTCGAGGCGTGGTACGAGGCGGGGCAGGTGGAGGGGCCGAGTCCCGAGGTCGTCGCGAACGCCATCCGGTCGGTCTCCTTCCTGACGCTGCATCGGGAGGACATCGGCCGGGACCGCTACCGGGAGACGCGGGACCTCGTCATCCGGGCGGTGGCGAAGGGCCTGACAGCGTAG
- a CDS encoding phosphotransferase family protein yields MVQLIEPNWQITESTPATAGHQIVYLLTVETGSGPRDCVLKATPEGKPASCDVEARMLAIVDEHTTVPVPEVFGVVDEHDALPAPFFLSSRVPGEDFDRTGLGGLPDDRIDALARSSGRHLASLHAMDAVDGYGYVGVEYDEALAGGRPSGDTDQLVVTDATDDWTACLRASVEGVVDGLDETRFADLQTTVEPAVEAAIEAVDDPADPTVCRVDHSLDNLLVDPDSGETTAFLDWEFQFAGTPAYDLAFVERSLAGGSWSFTPDAPDQHGRIRAALVAGYREAAPDTVTDRLESNRTAYQLLVDCHELFNFDDALDVFGVPEPQREAAADRLRTTVHERCARWEA; encoded by the coding sequence ATGGTACAGCTGATCGAACCGAACTGGCAGATAACCGAATCGACGCCCGCGACGGCCGGCCACCAGATCGTCTACCTGCTCACCGTCGAGACCGGGAGCGGACCGCGCGACTGCGTCCTCAAGGCGACGCCCGAGGGCAAACCGGCTAGCTGCGACGTGGAGGCACGGATGCTCGCCATCGTCGACGAACACACCACCGTTCCCGTCCCCGAGGTGTTCGGGGTCGTGGACGAGCACGACGCGCTCCCGGCCCCCTTCTTCCTCTCGTCGCGGGTACCCGGCGAGGACTTCGACCGGACCGGCCTCGGCGGGCTGCCCGACGACCGAATCGACGCCCTCGCACGCTCGTCCGGCCGGCATCTCGCCAGCCTGCACGCGATGGACGCCGTCGACGGCTACGGCTACGTCGGCGTCGAGTACGACGAGGCGCTCGCGGGCGGTCGCCCGAGCGGCGACACCGACCAGCTCGTCGTCACCGACGCGACCGACGACTGGACGGCCTGCCTCCGGGCGTCGGTCGAGGGCGTCGTCGACGGACTGGACGAGACGCGCTTCGCCGACCTCCAGACGACGGTGGAACCGGCGGTCGAGGCCGCCATCGAGGCGGTCGACGACCCCGCCGACCCGACCGTCTGTCGCGTCGACCACTCGCTCGACAACCTGCTCGTCGACCCCGACAGCGGCGAGACGACGGCGTTCCTCGACTGGGAGTTCCAGTTCGCCGGCACGCCCGCCTACGACCTCGCGTTCGTCGAGCGCAGTCTGGCCGGCGGCTCCTGGTCGTTCACGCCCGACGCGCCGGACCAGCACGGCCGCATCCGTGCCGCCCTCGTCGCGGGCTACCGCGAGGCCGCCCCCGACACGGTCACCGACCGCCTCGAGTCGAACCGCACGGCCTACCAGCTACTCGTCGACTGCCACGAGCTGTTCAACTTCGACGACGCGCTCGACGTGTTCGGCGTGCCCGAGCCGCAGCGCGAGGCGGCGGCCGACCGGCTTCGGACGACCGTCCACGAGCGCTGCGCCCGGTGGGAGGCGTAG
- the purB gene encoding adenylosuccinate lyase, which yields MPDPLDAVSPLDGRYAGRTRPLAPYASESALLRARVHVEVEYLLALADLDATPLAIDADQRAALRSLYEDWDSEDAELVKTIETAGYEDLPATNHDVKAVEYFVRLHLPDDLDAAQWIHFGLTSEDVNNLAHRLLVRGAVEDVLLPELASIRETLTEMAREHRDVPMLAHTHGQPATPTTFGKEFAVYAARLGRAEARIRAATEDVTGKLGGASGTLAAHVAAYPDVDWRAFSREFVTGLGFAHEPLTTQVNPCDDLAAVFDAVRGANNVLLDFDRDAWLYVSKRYLGQETTAGETGSSTMPHKVNPIDFENSEGNLSKANSDLTFLADYVTTSRLQRDLSDSTVKRNIGAAFAHCLVAYGKTGSGLAKVVPNERVARDDLESTPEVIGEAVQTILRREGDTAAYERVKELTRGKRVTLDDFHDLFDDLDVDESVREELKALTPAGYVGVGSELVDELD from the coding sequence ATGCCCGACCCCCTCGACGCCGTCTCGCCGCTGGACGGTCGCTACGCCGGTCGCACACGTCCGCTCGCGCCGTACGCCAGCGAGTCCGCGCTCCTGCGCGCTCGCGTGCACGTGGAAGTCGAGTACCTGCTCGCGCTCGCCGACCTCGACGCCACGCCGCTGGCCATCGACGCCGACCAGCGCGCCGCACTCCGGTCGCTCTACGAGGACTGGGACAGCGAGGACGCCGAGCTCGTCAAGACCATCGAGACGGCGGGGTACGAGGACCTCCCCGCGACGAACCACGACGTGAAGGCCGTCGAGTACTTCGTCCGGCTGCACCTGCCCGACGACCTCGACGCCGCGCAGTGGATCCACTTCGGCCTGACCAGCGAGGACGTGAACAACCTCGCCCACCGGCTGCTCGTCCGTGGGGCCGTCGAAGACGTGCTGCTGCCCGAACTCGCGTCCATCCGCGAGACGCTGACCGAGATGGCCCGCGAGCACCGCGACGTGCCGATGCTCGCCCACACCCACGGCCAGCCCGCCACCCCCACGACGTTCGGCAAGGAGTTCGCCGTCTACGCCGCCCGCCTCGGACGTGCGGAGGCCCGCATCCGCGCCGCCACCGAGGACGTCACCGGCAAGCTCGGCGGGGCATCCGGGACGCTCGCGGCCCACGTCGCCGCCTACCCCGACGTCGACTGGCGTGCGTTCAGCCGCGAGTTCGTCACCGGCCTCGGCTTCGCGCACGAGCCGCTGACGACGCAGGTCAACCCCTGCGACGACCTCGCCGCCGTCTTCGACGCGGTGCGGGGCGCGAACAACGTCCTGCTCGACTTCGACCGCGACGCCTGGCTCTACGTCTCCAAGCGGTACCTCGGCCAGGAGACCACGGCCGGCGAGACCGGCTCGTCGACGATGCCCCACAAGGTCAACCCCATCGACTTCGAGAACAGCGAGGGCAACCTCTCGAAGGCGAACTCGGACCTCACGTTCCTCGCGGACTACGTCACCACCTCCCGGCTCCAGCGCGACCTCTCCGACTCGACGGTCAAGCGCAACATCGGCGCGGCGTTCGCCCACTGCCTCGTCGCCTACGGCAAGACGGGGAGCGGGCTCGCGAAGGTCGTGCCGAACGAACGGGTCGCCCGCGACGACCTCGAATCGACCCCCGAGGTCATCGGCGAGGCCGTCCAGACCATCCTCCGGCGCGAGGGCGACACCGCGGCCTACGAGCGCGTCAAGGAGCTCACCCGGGGCAAGCGCGTCACCCTCGACGACTTCCACGACCTGTTCGACGACCTCGACGTGGACGAGAGCGTCCGCGAGGAACTGAAGGCGCTCACCCCGGCCGGCTACGTCGGCGTCGGGAGCGAACTCGTCGACGAACTCGACTGA
- the purH gene encoding bifunctional phosphoribosylaminoimidazolecarboxamide formyltransferase/IMP cyclohydrolase has product MTRIAGLAGNRGRNLLHIDDLEPGGAELAVVLATAPDAPVLDAAAERGIPTEVVPLGDDESRRDHERRVLDALADHEFDLVCLDGYMRILSDTFLDETPTTLNVHPSLLPSFPGMDAWGDALDAGVKTVGCTVHVVTDATDEDGDVVESEVDGGPIVTQEPVPVYEGDDRESLKERVLYEGEFTAYPRAVKWFAEGRATVDCESNTVSVEGDEGGPLPARRVVTEDRHADLRYGENPHQDAALYADYTCEEPSVVHADQLNEGAKALSYNNYNDADGALNLVKEFDEPAAAVIKHTNPAGCATADTLAEAYSDALSTDAKSAYGGIVALNRECDAETAELINDSFKEVVVAPGYTDDALATLTEKKNLRVLDLGCEPAALRERSEPMTSKDLVGGTLVQERDLAEVTRRDLEVVTEREPTDEEIETMLFAWKVQKHVKSNGIVFATDTETVGLGVGQVSRVDAVEIAAMKADRDAEGKSAEGAVMGSDAFFPFPDAVEKAAEAGIEAVIQPGGSKRDDQVIEACDELGMAMVMTGQRCFRHD; this is encoded by the coding sequence ATGACACGCATCGCTGGCCTCGCCGGCAACCGCGGCCGGAACCTCCTGCACATCGACGACCTCGAACCGGGCGGCGCCGAGCTCGCCGTCGTGCTCGCGACGGCCCCCGACGCCCCGGTGCTGGACGCCGCAGCGGAGCGCGGCATCCCCACCGAAGTCGTCCCGCTCGGCGACGACGAGTCCCGCCGCGACCACGAGCGACGGGTGCTCGACGCGCTCGCGGACCACGAGTTCGACCTCGTCTGCCTCGACGGCTACATGCGCATCCTCTCCGACACGTTCCTCGACGAGACGCCGACGACGCTGAACGTCCACCCGAGCCTCCTCCCGTCGTTCCCCGGCATGGACGCCTGGGGCGACGCGCTCGACGCGGGCGTCAAAACGGTCGGCTGCACCGTCCACGTCGTCACCGACGCGACCGACGAGGACGGCGACGTCGTCGAGAGCGAGGTCGACGGCGGCCCCATCGTCACGCAGGAGCCCGTCCCCGTCTACGAGGGCGACGACCGTGAGAGCCTGAAGGAGCGCGTGCTCTACGAGGGCGAGTTCACGGCCTACCCGCGTGCCGTGAAGTGGTTCGCCGAGGGTCGCGCCACGGTCGACTGCGAGTCGAACACGGTCTCCGTCGAGGGCGACGAGGGCGGCCCCCTCCCGGCACGTCGCGTCGTCACCGAGGACCGCCACGCCGACCTGCGCTACGGCGAGAACCCCCATCAGGACGCCGCGCTCTACGCCGACTACACCTGCGAGGAGCCGAGCGTCGTCCACGCCGACCAGCTGAACGAGGGCGCGAAGGCGCTCAGCTACAACAACTACAACGACGCCGACGGCGCGCTGAACCTCGTCAAGGAGTTCGACGAGCCCGCCGCCGCCGTCATCAAGCACACGAACCCGGCCGGCTGTGCCACCGCCGACACGCTCGCCGAGGCGTACTCGGACGCGCTCTCGACCGACGCGAAGTCGGCCTACGGCGGCATCGTCGCCCTGAACCGCGAGTGCGACGCCGAGACCGCCGAGCTGATCAATGACTCGTTCAAGGAGGTCGTCGTCGCGCCCGGCTACACCGACGACGCGCTCGCGACCCTCACCGAGAAGAAGAACCTTCGCGTGCTCGACCTCGGCTGCGAGCCCGCCGCACTGCGCGAGCGTTCCGAGCCGATGACCAGCAAGGACCTCGTCGGCGGCACGCTCGTGCAGGAGCGCGACCTCGCGGAGGTCACCCGCCGCGACCTCGAGGTCGTCACCGAGCGCGAGCCCACCGACGAGGAGATCGAGACGATGCTGTTCGCCTGGAAGGTCCAGAAGCACGTGAAGTCCAACGGCATCGTGTTCGCCACGGACACGGAGACGGTCGGCCTCGGCGTCGGCCAGGTCTCCCGAGTCGACGCGGTCGAGATCGCCGCGATGAAGGCCGACCGCGACGCCGAGGGCAAGTCCGCCGAGGGCGCCGTGATGGGATCGGACGCGTTCTTCCCGTTCCCGGACGCTGTCGAGAAGGCCGCCGAGGCCGGCATCGAGGCCGTCATCCAGCCCGGCGGTTCGAAGCGCGACGACCAGGTCATCGAGGCCTGCGACGAGCTCGGGATGGCGATGGTCATGACCGGGCAGCGGTGTTTCCGGCACGACTGA
- a CDS encoding adenosylcobinamide amidohydrolase yields the protein MFEPTTRDGVVRLGAPGTEWLSTGWRGGRRRADAAYSVTVPEDWRCDDVARFVTGRLESAGFDAAEFHDGAPVLLTGVATRHARGARLGPVVAVATAGVSNPAELPMDPPGGELPDGELVPGTVNVVVGTTRSLADGALANLVAVAAEAKAATLLDAVGVPGTTSDAVVVASDPDGEPTTFSGSATRVGAAARACVRESVSAALAARYGEDEPPTGVEDARYGVSTDARADVFELGGE from the coding sequence ATGTTCGAACCGACGACGCGTGACGGCGTGGTCCGCCTCGGTGCACCGGGCACGGAGTGGCTCTCGACGGGCTGGCGTGGCGGCCGCCGACGCGCCGACGCGGCCTACAGCGTCACCGTCCCCGAGGACTGGCGCTGCGACGACGTGGCGCGGTTCGTCACCGGCCGGCTCGAATCCGCGGGTTTCGACGCCGCCGAGTTCCACGACGGCGCGCCCGTCCTGCTGACCGGCGTCGCGACCCGTCACGCCCGGGGCGCACGTCTCGGCCCCGTCGTCGCCGTCGCCACGGCGGGCGTCTCGAACCCCGCCGAGCTGCCGATGGACCCTCCCGGCGGCGAGCTCCCCGACGGCGAACTCGTCCCCGGGACGGTCAACGTCGTCGTCGGGACGACCCGGTCGCTGGCCGACGGCGCGCTCGCGAACCTCGTCGCGGTCGCCGCGGAGGCGAAGGCCGCGACGCTCCTCGACGCGGTCGGCGTCCCGGGCACGACGAGCGACGCGGTCGTCGTCGCGAGCGACCCCGACGGCGAGCCCACGACGTTCTCCGGGAGCGCGACGCGTGTCGGCGCGGCCGCTCGGGCCTGCGTTCGTGAGTCGGTGTCGGCGGCGCTCGCGGCGAGATACGGTGAGGACGAGCCGCCGACTGGAGTCGAGGACGCGCGCTATGGCGTCAGCACCGACGCCCGAGCGGACGTGTTCGAACTCGGCGGCGAGTGA
- a CDS encoding threonine-phosphate decarboxylase — MDRESVRDTDRVPHGGTTDRDVLDLSANTNPRSPPGTTAVYEAALAASRRYPDDGYPEFREAAASVVGCEPGQVVPTPGGLAAIRLALATAVDPGDRVAVPAPSFGEYAREVRLQGGDPEFVPSDGILDVDPTDYAVVVVCTPNNPTGALPDRGDLVALVDRCADADTRLLADEAFLGYTEQASLASHPAVVVARSLTKLYGLPGLRAGYAVATGAARDDLATARRAWNLGAPAAAVGTHCLRQHEFVRETREAVRRERHRLQEGLEPAFDVHPSAAPFLLLDCGGQDVDELLADARDQGVVLRDARTFRGLDSHVRVAVKDHAATDRALEVLDVRTDDA, encoded by the coding sequence GTGGATCGTGAGTCCGTCCGCGACACCGACCGCGTGCCCCACGGCGGGACGACCGACCGGGACGTGCTGGACCTGAGCGCGAACACGAACCCCCGGTCGCCACCCGGCACGACGGCCGTCTACGAGGCCGCGCTCGCGGCGTCCAGACGGTACCCCGACGACGGGTACCCCGAGTTCCGCGAGGCCGCAGCGTCGGTCGTCGGCTGCGAGCCCGGGCAGGTCGTGCCGACGCCGGGCGGGCTCGCGGCCATCCGGCTCGCACTCGCGACCGCCGTCGACCCGGGCGACCGCGTCGCCGTTCCCGCCCCGAGTTTCGGTGAGTACGCCCGCGAGGTGCGCCTGCAGGGTGGTGACCCCGAGTTCGTCCCGTCGGACGGAATCCTGGACGTGGATCCCACCGACTACGCGGTCGTCGTGGTCTGCACGCCGAACAACCCGACCGGGGCGCTCCCCGACCGGGGCGACCTCGTCGCGCTCGTGGACCGCTGTGCCGATGCCGACACCCGCCTGCTCGCCGACGAGGCGTTCCTGGGGTACACCGAGCAGGCGTCGCTGGCCAGCCATCCGGCCGTCGTCGTCGCGCGGTCGCTGACGAAGCTGTACGGGCTGCCGGGTCTCCGGGCGGGCTACGCCGTCGCGACGGGCGCGGCGCGGGACGACCTCGCGACGGCTCGCCGTGCGTGGAACCTCGGTGCACCCGCGGCCGCCGTGGGCACGCACTGCCTGCGCCAGCACGAGTTCGTCCGGGAGACGCGCGAGGCGGTCCGTCGAGAGCGCCACCGGCTCCAGGAGGGCCTCGAGCCCGCGTTCGACGTGCACCCCTCGGCCGCGCCGTTCCTGCTGCTCGACTGCGGGGGGCAGGACGTGGATGAACTGCTGGCCGACGCCCGCGACCAGGGCGTGGTCCTCCGCGACGCCCGGACGTTCCGGGGGCTGGACTCGCACGTCAGGGTCGCGGTGAAGGACCACGCGGCGACCGACCGTGCGCTGGAGGTGTTGGATGTTCGAACCGACGACGCGTGA